GTACGCACCTGGCCACCTTCTGCTCCGACTTGGTCATGGAAGGATAATACGTATTAATTCGGTCATTCATCTCCATTACTCTTCATCCTCGCTTTTCGGGTCACTGCTGCGAACTGTCGGGTAATTAGCTGTGGCCGAGTTATTGCCGAGCCCACCACAACAGCGTATGCCCCCAGATCAAGCGCCTCTTCTACCTGAGAGGGTTTACTAATCCGCCCTTCGGCAATGACCGGAATCTTCAACCGCTGTGCACACATCCCCAGCAGCTCCAAATTTGGACCTTCCTGCTGTCGCGAATACGGTGTATAACCCGATAGTGTAGTCGAAACACAGCTGACTCCAAGTGACTCAGCGTATAAAGCTTCCTCCAGAATGGAGATGTCTGCCATGGAAACCACCCCATTTGCGTTCAGATAGGCGGTGATTTGCTCCAATGTATAATTTTCCGGCCTGGTCTGGCGGGTCGCATCAAATGCAATGATATCTGCTCCGGCCTCCAGCAGCTCGTCAATTTCTCTGAGGGTTGGGGTGATATATACAGCAGAATCCGGGTAATTGCGCTTCACGATGCCAATAACCGGCAATGAGACGGTCTGCTTGATCGCACGTACATCTGCTGCCCCATTCGCACGGATACCCGCGGCCCCTCCTTCCTGAGCAGCAGCTGCCATACGGGCCATCATCGCCGCGCCATGCAGCGGTTCGTTAACCAGCGCCTGGCAGGAAACAATCAGTCCCAAATGCAGTTTCTCCAGCACTACCTTTGTCAGGGTTCTCACCCTCTCTCTTATATTCTGCTTTCCTTACCTGGGTTGGATGGTACGAATCGTACAGACAGGCCCACTTCGAACATCCGGTTCCATGGCATATAACAATCGGTAAT
This window of the Paenibacillus marchantiae genome carries:
- a CDS encoding N-acetylmannosamine-6-phosphate 2-epimerase; translated protein: MTKVVLEKLHLGLIVSCQALVNEPLHGAAMMARMAAAAQEGGAAGIRANGAADVRAIKQTVSLPVIGIVKRNYPDSAVYITPTLREIDELLEAGADIIAFDATRQTRPENYTLEQITAYLNANGVVSMADISILEEALYAESLGVSCVSTTLSGYTPYSRQQEGPNLELLGMCAQRLKIPVIAEGRISKPSQVEEALDLGAYAVVVGSAITRPQLITRQFAAVTRKARMKSNGDE